From Polyodon spathula isolate WHYD16114869_AA chromosome 24, ASM1765450v1, whole genome shotgun sequence, one genomic window encodes:
- the LOC121298667 gene encoding uncharacterized protein LOC121298667, which yields MKNLLVLFLCFSLFSCRAGYGLELYSSLGENVFLPCEQFQEYENSLIDWVFSQKSKSFQLATGGNIIDKQPERAARLEVLPDSSLRIHDLHIEDSGQYTCQQFVNEQFHSSLTSVVLSLLTITADPRRDLKRGTALSLQCALVCNGGIADCGPPVNAELTWVDDEGTALQGDRFKITKHRTHSTLSLQLQKSDHNRRWRCNLTEGGEVKASYSYTTTLTVPVEDVYSIVGGFVHFPCAETSQLGPGQQLIWSFTRSGTNSVKTLFTFSPSGNVLINAEEVDRNRLAMSANTSLLILSVQTADCGFYQCSQYKDFSREKIHQSLALNILSGNADRILPLKAGANVTLTCSLTCWFVSPSARLVWSDSNGNSLQGGAREGFLIQSNITSSQLFVTGLQSSEQIRCSVEEEGEQRVYLQYHIQVSAPENLVLIASASSAAVTLLLVLILAVTFCVWKRKRTDSNNHVQAEELKNKESVSEIPARVTGGAEENYSSIQFDDERRGPERRQAPAEESKGVIYSAIK from the exons GTTTGGAGCTGTACTCGTCTCTGGGAGAGAATGTTTTCCTGCCTTGTGAGCAATTCCAGGAATATGAAAACTCGTTAATTGACTGGGTCTTTAGTCAGAAATCTAAATCTTTCCAGCTGGCCACGGGTGGGAACATTATAGACAAACAGCCAGAGAGAGCTGCAAGACTGGAGGTGCTGCCTGACTCGTCTCTGAGGATACACGACCTGCACATAGAGGATAGCGGCCAGTATACCTGCCAACAATTTGTAAATGAGCAGTTTCATTCAAGTCTGACTTCTGTTGTTCTGAGCCTGCTCACCA TTACAGCTGACCCAAGAAGAGACTTAAAGAGAGGTACTGCTTTATCTCTACAGTGCGCCCTGGTGTGTAATGGTGGTATTGCAGACTGCGGTCCTCCTGTCAATGCTGAACTGACCTGGGTGGATGATGAAGGCACAGCCCTGCAGGGAGACAGGTTCAAgatcacaaaacacagaacacattcCACTCTGTCCCTGCAGCTGCAGAAATCAGACCACAACAGGAGATGGAGATGCAACCTAACTGAGGGGGGTGAAGTAAAGGCTTCGTATAGCTACACCACCACACTCACAG TCCCTGTTGAAGATGTGTACTCCATTGTGGGAGGATTCGTTCACTTCCCCTGTGCAGAGACTTCTCAACTAGGGCCAGGGCAGCAATTAATTTGGTCCTTTACGAGATCTGGGACCAACAGTGTCAAGACTCTATTCACATTCTCACCCAGTGGGAATGTACTCATCAATGCTGAAGAGGTAGACAGGAACAGACTGGCAATGTCAGCCAATACTTCCTTGCTGATCCTCAGTGTCCAGACAGCAGACTGTGGGTTCTATCAGTGCTCACAGTACAAGGATTTCAGTCGTGAGAAAATCCATCAGAGCTTGGCTCTGAACATACTCTCTG ggaatGCTGACCGGATCTTACCCTTGAAGGCAGGCGCCAACGTCACCCTGACTTGCTCCTTGACCTGTTGGTTTGTATCTCCATCAGCCAGGCTGGTCTGGAGCGACAGTAATGGAAACAGCCTGCAGGGCGGCGCTAGAGAGGGTTTTCTGATCCAATCGAACATCACCAGCTCCCAGCTGTTTGTTACTGGCCTCCAGAGCTCTGAGCAGATCAGGTGCAGTGTGGAGGAAGAGGGGGAGCAGAGAGTCTACCTGCAGTATCACATCCAAGTCTCGGCACCAG AAAATCTGGTATTGATTGCATCAGCTTCATCAGCGGCCGTCACTCTCCTCCTAGTTTTGATCCTCGCTGTCACGTTCTGTGTCTGGAAGAGGAAGAGAACAGATTCAA ATAACCACGTCCAGGCTGAAGAATTGAAGAACAAGGAGTCTGTCAGTGAGATTCCTGCTCGGGTTACG GGGGGCGCCGAGGAGAACTACTCCAGCATTCAGTTCGACGACGAGAGAAGAGGACCTGAAAGAAGACAGGCTCCTGCGGAGGAAAGCAAGGGCGTCATTTACTCTGCCATCAAATGA